Proteins co-encoded in one Candidatus Delongbacteria bacterium genomic window:
- the argF gene encoding ornithine carbamoyltransferase, with product MKRDCLQLIDFTAEELRGMLALAAEMKAEVRRGHYRKPFANKSFACIFHKPSLRTRISFEVGLAQLGGSTLYITEKEIELGKRESIHDVAKVLGRYVDAILIRTFSHCSVEELALHAPVPVVNMLTDLTHPCQVLADIFTVWEHKGTVDDLVVTYLGDGNNMTNSWLNLARRIPMELRIATSPDCLPDPGILKAAQAEGLSKIVVTDDPRAAAEGADVLYTDVWASMGQKDQAEAKAGLLKAYQINQGLVNLAKKDCLVMHCLPAERGKEITDEVMDGPRSVVFDEAENRMHAQKALMVRLLEWSNPLA from the coding sequence ATGAAGCGCGATTGTCTGCAGCTCATCGACTTCACGGCGGAGGAACTGCGGGGCATGCTGGCCCTGGCCGCGGAGATGAAGGCGGAAGTGCGGCGGGGCCATTACCGGAAGCCCTTTGCCAACAAGTCCTTTGCCTGCATCTTCCACAAGCCCTCGCTGCGCACGCGGATTTCCTTCGAGGTGGGCCTGGCCCAGCTGGGCGGCAGCACGCTCTACATCACGGAGAAGGAGATCGAACTCGGCAAGCGCGAGTCCATCCACGACGTGGCCAAGGTCCTGGGCCGCTACGTGGACGCCATCCTGATCCGCACCTTCAGCCACTGCTCCGTCGAGGAATTGGCGCTGCATGCGCCCGTGCCCGTGGTGAACATGTTGACCGACCTGACCCATCCTTGCCAAGTGCTGGCGGACATCTTCACGGTCTGGGAACACAAGGGCACGGTGGACGATCTGGTGGTGACCTACCTGGGTGATGGCAACAACATGACCAACTCTTGGCTGAACTTGGCCCGGCGCATTCCGATGGAATTGCGCATCGCCACCAGCCCGGACTGTCTGCCGGATCCGGGCATCCTCAAGGCGGCCCAGGCGGAAGGGCTGTCCAAGATCGTGGTGACCGATGATCCACGCGCCGCGGCCGAGGGGGCGGACGTCCTCTACACGGACGTCTGGGCCAGCATGGGACAGAAGGATCAGGCGGAAGCCAAGGCCGGCCTGCTCAAGGCCTACCAGATCAACCAGGGACTGGTGAATCTGGCGAAGAAGGACTGCTTGGTGATGCACTGTCTGCCCGCCGAGCGCGGCAAGGAGATCACCGACGAAGTGATGGACGGTCCGCGCAGCGTGGTCTTCGACGAAGCCGAGAATCGCATGCACGCCCAAAAGGCCCTGATGGTGCGCCTGCTGGAATGGAGCAATCCGTTGGCCTGA